In Lysobacter lycopersici, a genomic segment contains:
- a CDS encoding 3-oxoacyl-ACP synthase III: protein MLFQHVAIAGLAHIDAPRRLSSDEINTRLKPTLDRLGIKTDVLKDIAGIHARHLWDEGVQASDAATLAGVKALADAGIDPDKVGLLVNTSVSRDYLEPSTASIVSGNLGLPDTCQNFDVANACLAFLNGMDIASRMIERGEIEYALVVDGETADLAYEKTIERLLNGNATEDQFKNELATLTLGSGAAAMVLARAELVPGAPRYKGGVTRAATEWNKLCRGNLDRMVTDTRMLLIEGLKLAQKTFVAAKQALGWVVEEMDEFVIHQVSQVHTAAFVKAFGIDPKKVLTIFGEHGNIGPASVPIVLSKLREMGRLKKGDRIALLGIGSGLNCSMAEVVW, encoded by the coding sequence ATGTTGTTCCAGCACGTCGCCATCGCCGGTCTCGCCCACATCGACGCCCCGCGTCGGCTGAGTTCGGACGAGATCAACACCCGCCTCAAGCCCACCCTCGACCGCCTCGGCATCAAGACCGACGTGCTCAAGGACATCGCCGGCATCCATGCCCGGCACCTGTGGGACGAAGGCGTGCAGGCCTCCGACGCCGCGACCCTTGCCGGGGTGAAGGCACTGGCCGATGCCGGCATCGACCCGGACAAGGTCGGCCTGCTGGTCAATACCTCGGTCAGCCGCGACTACCTCGAGCCGTCCACGGCCTCGATCGTCTCCGGCAACCTCGGCCTGCCTGACACCTGCCAGAACTTCGACGTGGCGAACGCCTGCCTCGCCTTCCTCAACGGCATGGACATCGCCAGCCGCATGATCGAGCGCGGCGAGATCGAATACGCGCTGGTGGTCGATGGCGAAACCGCCGACCTCGCCTACGAGAAGACCATCGAACGCCTGCTCAACGGCAACGCCACCGAAGACCAGTTCAAGAACGAACTCGCGACGCTGACGCTGGGCTCCGGCGCCGCGGCGATGGTGCTGGCCCGTGCCGAACTCGTCCCGGGCGCGCCGCGCTACAAGGGCGGCGTCACCCGCGCCGCGACCGAGTGGAACAAGCTGTGCCGCGGCAACCTCGACCGCATGGTCACCGACACCCGCATGCTGCTGATCGAAGGCCTGAAGCTGGCGCAGAAGACCTTCGTCGCCGCCAAGCAGGCGCTGGGCTGGGTGGTGGAGGAAATGGACGAATTCGTCATCCACCAGGTCAGCCAGGTGCACACCGCTGCGTTCGTGAAGGCCTTCGGCATCGACCCGAAGAAGGTGCTGACCATCTTCGGCGAGCACGGCAACATCGGACCGGCCTCGGTGCCGATCGTGCTCAGCAAGCTGCGCGAGATGGGGCGCCTGAAGAAGGGCGATCGCATCGCCCTGCTCGGCATCGGCTCGGGCCTGAACTGCTCGATGGCCGAAGTGGTCTGGTGA
- a CDS encoding zinc ribbon domain-containing protein YjdM: MSETALPPCPQCGSAYAYEDGGQLVCPECSHEWSPNEASAESDSIEVRDAVGNLLADGDSVTVVKDLKVKGASNALKVGTRIKGVRLIDGADGHNIDCKIDGFGAMRLKSEFVKKA; encoded by the coding sequence GTGAGCGAAACCGCATTGCCGCCCTGCCCGCAATGCGGTTCGGCGTACGCCTACGAGGACGGCGGCCAGCTGGTCTGCCCGGAATGCAGCCACGAATGGTCGCCGAACGAAGCTTCGGCGGAATCGGATTCGATTGAAGTGCGCGATGCGGTCGGGAACCTGCTCGCCGACGGCGACAGCGTCACGGTCGTGAAGGACCTGAAGGTGAAAGGCGCTTCGAACGCGCTCAAGGTCGGCACCCGGATCAAGGGCGTCCGCCTGATCGATGGCGCCGACGGCCACAACATCGACTGCAAGATCGACGGCTTCGGCGCGATGCGGCTGAAGTCCGAATTCGTGAAGAAGGCGTAG
- a CDS encoding YkgJ family cysteine cluster protein, translated as MPTAHPCLSCGACCAAFVVAFHWSETEPGAGSAGLPAELTERLDAHRLAMRGTWAKRPHCAALRGEVGVEVECTAYAQRPSPCRELQAAWQHGEPSPQCDRARAVYGLHPLTEKDWNGDL; from the coding sequence ATGCCCACCGCCCATCCCTGCCTGTCCTGCGGCGCCTGCTGCGCCGCCTTCGTCGTCGCCTTCCACTGGTCCGAAACCGAACCGGGCGCAGGCAGCGCCGGGTTGCCTGCGGAGCTCACCGAACGCCTCGATGCGCACCGGCTGGCGATGCGCGGCACCTGGGCGAAACGGCCGCATTGCGCGGCACTGCGCGGCGAGGTCGGTGTCGAAGTGGAATGCACCGCCTACGCGCAACGGCCCAGCCCCTGTCGCGAATTGCAGGCGGCGTGGCAACACGGCGAACCCAGCCCGCAATGCGATCGCGCGCGGGCCGTGTACGGGCTGCATCCACTCACAGAAAAGGATTGGAACGGCGATCTGTAG
- a CDS encoding M16 family metallopeptidase — translation MSVALRPRASLLGMALAAALSGGIVSTPAFAASATAGIDIPYTQFTLPNGLRVIVHEDRKAPVVSVAIWYHVGSKDEPAGKTGFAHLFEHLMFNGSENHKGEYFEPFEKAGVSDINGNTWLDRTMYFETVPTTALDMALWMESDRMGHLLGAIDQATLDEQRGVVQNEKRQDENEPYGRMGEQELAEIYPANHPYHHDTIGSMADLNAASLEDVKNWFRNYYGAANTVLVLSGDIDAKTAKDKVAKYFGDIPAGPPVARQAEWVAPRTTSTRSQMEDVVSQTRILREWNIPARSERDFVLLDLAADVLGGGKTSRLYQRLVYQDKLVDSVSAGASPFELSGQFEITADVKQGADPAKVEAAIADEVSKFLAEGPTADELARVQAQDRASTIRGLERALGKASRLGESALYLGSPDAWKQQFEWQQQATSADVQAVAKKWLAQGDYTLTVVPTKTAPKVEEVAGLPASPDRPADIPGADTSKFTVTRSDVDRSKGVPEVSSFPDLSFPKVERGHLKNGIEVVLAQRHTVPVVSMALQFDAGYASDAGAKLGTASFTNAMLDEGTTTLDSVEIAQRRERLGMNLATGCGLDSCTASASILKSNLAPSLALFADVVRNPAFRDADLERVRAQWIAGIAQEKTQPTGIALRTLPPLVYGAGHPYAIPFTGSGTEASISSLSAADLRAWQSAWLRPDNVRILVAGDTTLPEITAQLDKVFGDWKASDVAKGTKNIPVVAAQPSPRVFLIDKPGAQQSLILAGELAPPTTAPDNLQINTMNDAFGGQFTARLNMNLREDKHWAYGAYSFSQDALGQRPFMLYAPVQTDKTTESVAEVLKEAKDVIGARPLTAAEIAKVKQSNVRSLPGSYETAGAVLGALQSNALYGRPDDYVATLKQRTEAQTDDQIRAAATEVIHPEALTWVIVGDLAKIEAGIRGLDIGPVQVIDADGKPVAPAK, via the coding sequence ATGTCCGTCGCTCTCCGTCCCCGCGCCAGCTTGCTGGGCATGGCGCTTGCCGCCGCGTTGTCCGGCGGCATCGTGTCCACGCCCGCGTTCGCCGCTTCGGCCACTGCCGGCATCGACATCCCGTACACGCAGTTCACCTTGCCGAACGGCTTGCGCGTGATCGTGCACGAGGACCGCAAGGCGCCGGTGGTGTCGGTCGCGATCTGGTACCACGTCGGCTCCAAGGACGAACCCGCGGGCAAGACCGGCTTCGCGCATTTGTTCGAACACCTGATGTTCAACGGTTCGGAAAACCACAAGGGCGAGTATTTCGAACCCTTCGAGAAGGCCGGCGTCTCCGACATCAACGGCAATACCTGGCTCGACCGCACCATGTATTTCGAGACCGTGCCGACCACCGCGCTGGACATGGCGCTGTGGATGGAATCCGACCGCATGGGCCACCTGCTCGGCGCGATCGACCAGGCCACGCTCGACGAACAGCGCGGCGTGGTGCAGAACGAGAAGCGCCAGGACGAGAACGAACCCTACGGCCGCATGGGCGAACAGGAACTGGCCGAGATCTACCCGGCCAACCATCCCTATCACCACGACACCATCGGCTCGATGGCGGATCTCAACGCCGCTTCGCTCGAGGACGTGAAGAACTGGTTCCGCAACTATTACGGCGCGGCCAATACCGTGCTGGTGCTGTCCGGCGACATCGACGCGAAGACCGCGAAGGACAAGGTCGCGAAGTACTTCGGCGACATCCCGGCCGGCCCGCCGGTCGCGCGCCAGGCCGAATGGGTCGCGCCGCGCACCACGTCCACGCGTTCGCAGATGGAAGACGTGGTGTCGCAGACGCGGATCCTGCGCGAATGGAACATCCCGGCGCGCAGCGAACGCGACTTCGTGCTGCTCGACCTCGCCGCCGACGTGCTCGGTGGCGGCAAGACCTCGCGCCTGTACCAGCGCCTCGTGTACCAGGACAAGCTGGTGGATTCGGTCTCGGCCGGCGCCAGTCCGTTCGAGTTGAGCGGCCAGTTCGAGATCACCGCCGACGTGAAGCAGGGCGCCGACCCGGCCAAGGTCGAGGCGGCGATCGCCGATGAAGTCTCGAAGTTCCTGGCGGAAGGTCCGACCGCCGACGAACTCGCGCGCGTGCAGGCGCAGGATCGCGCCAGCACCATCCGCGGCCTCGAGCGCGCGCTCGGCAAGGCTTCGCGGCTGGGCGAAAGCGCGCTCTACCTCGGTAGCCCGGATGCGTGGAAGCAGCAATTCGAATGGCAGCAGCAGGCGACCTCGGCCGACGTGCAGGCGGTGGCGAAGAAGTGGCTGGCGCAGGGCGATTACACCCTGACCGTGGTGCCGACCAAGACCGCGCCGAAGGTCGAAGAAGTCGCGGGCTTGCCGGCTTCGCCGGATCGCCCGGCCGACATTCCCGGCGCCGACACCAGCAAGTTCACCGTCACCAGGAGCGACGTCGACCGCAGCAAGGGCGTGCCGGAAGTGAGCAGCTTCCCCGACCTGAGCTTTCCCAAGGTCGAGCGCGGGCATTTGAAGAACGGCATCGAGGTGGTATTGGCGCAACGCCACACCGTGCCGGTGGTGAGCATGGCCCTGCAGTTCGACGCCGGCTACGCCAGCGACGCCGGCGCCAAGCTCGGCACCGCCAGCTTCACCAACGCGATGCTCGACGAAGGCACGACCACGCTGGATTCGGTCGAGATCGCGCAGCGGCGCGAACGCCTCGGCATGAACCTCGCCACCGGCTGCGGGCTGGACAGTTGCACCGCCAGCGCCAGCATCCTCAAGTCCAACCTCGCGCCGTCGCTGGCGCTGTTCGCCGACGTGGTCCGCAACCCGGCCTTCCGCGACGCCGACCTCGAACGCGTGCGCGCGCAGTGGATCGCCGGCATCGCGCAGGAAAAGACCCAGCCGACCGGCATCGCGCTGCGCACGCTGCCGCCGCTGGTCTACGGCGCCGGCCATCCGTATGCGATTCCGTTCACCGGCAGCGGCACCGAGGCCTCGATTTCTTCGCTTTCCGCCGCCGACCTGCGCGCCTGGCAGTCGGCATGGCTGCGCCCGGACAACGTGCGGATCCTGGTTGCCGGCGACACCACGCTGCCGGAAATCACCGCGCAGCTCGACAAGGTGTTCGGCGACTGGAAGGCATCCGATGTCGCGAAAGGCACGAAGAACATCCCGGTCGTCGCCGCGCAGCCGTCGCCGCGCGTGTTCCTGATCGACAAGCCCGGCGCGCAGCAATCGCTGATCCTCGCCGGCGAACTCGCGCCGCCGACCACCGCGCCGGACAACCTCCAGATCAACACCATGAACGATGCGTTCGGCGGCCAGTTCACCGCGCGCCTCAACATGAACCTGCGCGAGGACAAGCACTGGGCCTACGGCGCCTACAGCTTCTCGCAGGACGCGCTGGGGCAACGGCCGTTCATGCTCTATGCGCCGGTGCAGACCGACAAGACCACCGAATCCGTGGCCGAAGTACTGAAGGAAGCAAAGGACGTGATCGGCGCGCGTCCGCTGACCGCCGCGGAAATCGCCAAGGTCAAGCAGAGCAACGTGCGCAGCCTGCCCGGTTCCTACGAAACCGCGGGCGCGGTGCTCGGCGCGCTGCAGAGCAACGCGCTGTACGGCCGCCCCGACGATTACGTCGCCACGCTCAAGCAGCGCACCGAGGCGCAGACCGATGACCAGATCCGCGCCGCGGCGACCGAAGTGATCCATCCGGAAGCGCTGACCTGGGTGATCGTCGGCGACCTGGCCAAGATCGAGGCCGGCATCCGCGGCCTCGACATCGGCCCGGTGCAGGTGATCGATGCCGACGGCAAGCCGGTGGCTCCGGCGAAGTAA
- a CDS encoding alpha/beta fold hydrolase — protein MNFPDYPFAPNRSEVRPGIAMSFLDEGPRDGEVVVMLHGNPSWSYYWRHLVLGLRDKYRCIVPDHVGMGFSDRPDDARYAYTLQSRIDDLDALLKHLGIDGPVTLAVHDWGGAIGFGWALRDPSRIRRLVITNTGAFPLPVAKRFPKRIAMGRDSRLGGWLIRRFNLFARGAARFGTECKLPRDVRDAYAGVYNGWDKAISTLRFMQDIPLAEGDRAWPLVKAMEAALPAYADRPAFIGWGLKDFVFDRHFLDGFRAALPNAEAHAFEDANHYVLEDKHEVLVPAIRAFLDRNPLL, from the coding sequence ATGAACTTCCCCGATTATCCATTCGCTCCGAACCGCTCCGAGGTTCGTCCCGGCATCGCCATGTCCTTCCTCGACGAAGGCCCGCGCGATGGCGAAGTGGTCGTCATGCTGCACGGTAATCCGTCGTGGAGCTATTACTGGCGGCATCTCGTGCTCGGCCTGCGCGACAAGTACCGCTGCATCGTGCCCGACCATGTCGGCATGGGTTTTTCCGATCGTCCCGATGACGCGCGTTACGCGTACACATTGCAATCGCGCATCGACGACCTCGATGCGTTGCTCAAGCACCTCGGCATCGATGGCCCGGTCACGCTGGCCGTGCACGACTGGGGCGGCGCCATCGGCTTCGGCTGGGCGCTGCGCGATCCTTCGCGGATTCGCCGGCTCGTGATCACCAATACCGGTGCGTTCCCGCTGCCGGTGGCGAAGCGTTTCCCGAAACGCATCGCGATGGGCCGCGATTCGCGCCTCGGCGGCTGGCTGATCCGCCGCTTCAACCTGTTCGCGCGCGGCGCCGCGCGTTTCGGCACCGAATGCAAGCTGCCGCGTGACGTACGTGATGCTTATGCCGGCGTCTACAACGGCTGGGATAAGGCGATTTCCACGCTGCGCTTCATGCAGGACATCCCGCTCGCCGAAGGCGATCGCGCGTGGCCGCTGGTGAAGGCGATGGAAGCGGCGTTGCCCGCTTACGCGGATCGCCCGGCTTTCATCGGCTGGGGCCTGAAGGACTTCGTGTTCGACCGGCATTTCCTCGACGGTTTCCGCGCGGCGCTGCCGAACGCGGAAGCGCATGCGTTCGAAGACGCCAACCATTACGTGCTGGAAGACAAGCACGAAGTCCTCGTGCCGGCGATCCGCGCTTTCCTCGATCGCAACCCGCTTTTGTAG
- a CDS encoding DUF4156 domain-containing protein, translating to MRTFLIAALLLPLSACTWVHMAPGASAVRVLAASPAPANCENRGEVEVSVKDSLGPYERNPLRVRDELETLARNEAPGLNGDSVQPLDGPEDGRQRYTVWRCRG from the coding sequence ATGCGCACATTCCTGATCGCCGCCCTGTTGCTCCCGCTTTCCGCCTGCACTTGGGTGCACATGGCTCCCGGTGCCAGCGCGGTGCGTGTGCTCGCTGCCAGCCCGGCGCCGGCCAACTGCGAGAACCGCGGCGAGGTGGAGGTGTCGGTGAAGGACAGTCTCGGCCCCTACGAACGCAACCCGCTGCGGGTCCGCGACGAGCTGGAAACCCTGGCCCGCAACGAGGCGCCGGGCCTGAACGGCGACAGCGTGCAGCCGCTGGATGGTCCGGAAGACGGCCGCCAGCGCTACACCGTCTGGCGTTGCCGCGGCTGA